A genome region from Thermoanaerobacterium xylanolyticum LX-11 includes the following:
- the dtd gene encoding D-aminoacyl-tRNA deacylase, with protein MRAVVQRVLQGNVTVEDNIVGEINKGLVVLVGVSNDDGLEDVEYISDKIANLRIFDDEEGRMNLSIVDVNGEILLVSQFTLLGDARKGRRPNYMNAAKSEKALYLFDTLCNKLKEKGLPVKTGKFGAMMRVSLINDGPVTILLDSKRIF; from the coding sequence ATGAGGGCTGTTGTTCAAAGAGTTTTGCAAGGAAATGTCACAGTTGAAGACAATATAGTAGGAGAAATTAACAAAGGACTTGTAGTCTTGGTGGGTGTTTCAAATGATGATGGCTTGGAGGACGTAGAATATATATCCGATAAAATCGCCAATTTGAGGATTTTTGATGACGAAGAAGGTAGGATGAACCTTTCTATCGTTGATGTTAACGGCGAAATCTTATTAGTGTCACAGTTTACGCTTCTTGGAGATGCAAGAAAAGGTAGAAGACCTAATTATATGAATGCTGCCAAATCAGAAAAAGCACTGTACCTTTTTGATACATTGTGTAATAAATTGAAGGAAAAAGGACTTCCTGTTAAAACAGGAAAATTTGGTGCTATGATGCGGGTTTCTTTGATAAATGATGGACCAGTAACGATACTTTTAGATTCAAAAAGGATTTTTTAA
- a CDS encoding MBL fold metallo-hydrolase, whose amino-acid sequence MRNDLDIKKFSVGRFQANCYIVSAKGSHECIMVDAGNFVPEVEDYLIDNDFRLKYILITHGHFDHIGGIDYFRDKFGAKVCIGTDDAEMLKNPAMNLSEFGFGKIISKDADILLRDGDTLSFGEGIFITTIHTPGHTPGGVCYKIDDACFTGDTLFKESIGRTDFPGGDFNEIINSIKNKLFMLPDTTLVFPGHGDITTIKDEKLKNPFVRFL is encoded by the coding sequence ATGAGAAACGATTTAGATATTAAAAAATTTTCAGTAGGGCGTTTTCAAGCTAACTGTTATATAGTATCTGCAAAGGGTAGTCATGAATGTATAATGGTAGATGCTGGCAATTTTGTACCCGAAGTGGAAGATTATTTGATAGATAATGATTTTAGATTGAAGTATATTTTGATAACTCATGGGCATTTTGATCATATTGGGGGCATCGATTACTTTAGAGACAAATTTGGAGCAAAAGTTTGCATTGGTACCGATGATGCAGAAATGCTTAAAAACCCGGCGATGAATTTGTCTGAGTTTGGCTTTGGAAAAATCATATCAAAAGATGCTGATATTTTGTTAAGAGATGGTGACACTTTATCATTTGGAGAAGGCATTTTTATAACAACTATTCATACCCCTGGACATACACCTGGTGGAGTATGTTACAAAATCGATGATGCCTGTTTTACTGGAGATACGCTTTTTAAGGAATCTATAGGCAGAACTGACTTTCCAGGTGGTGATTTCAATGAAATCATAAATTCAATAAAAAATAAATTGTTCATGCTACCTGATACGACTTTAGTTTTTCCAGGGCATGGTGATATCACCACAATTAAGGACGAAAAGCTTAAAAACCCATTTGTACGCTTTTTATAA